In one window of Polynucleobacter sp. AM-7D1 DNA:
- the nuoL gene encoding NADH-quinone oxidoreductase subunit L — protein MQLTLTLPVLCAIPLAPLFGSAIAGFFGTKLGGNRIGNGACQFVTILGVMIAFVLSCFVLVQVMDGFYFNGTVYRWMQLGELNLDIGFLIDPLTATMMCVVTFVSLMVHIYTIGYMKGEEGYNRFFSYISLFTFAMLMLVMSNNLLQLFFGWEAVGVVSYLLIGFYYERQSAVFANMKAFLVNRVGDFGFILGIGLLLASTGSMQYDVIFAQNTALAAQTLPGTSWNLVTVACICLFIGAMGKSAQFPLHVWLPDSMEGPTPISALIHAATMVTAGIFMVSRMSPLFELSDAALSFILVIGSITALFMGFLGIVQTDIKRVVAYSTLSQLGYMTVALGVSAYPIAIFHLMTHAFFKALLFLAAGSVILGMHHEQDMRKMGGLWKYMPITCLMMLLGNLALIGTPFFSGFYSKDSIIEAVAASHIPGSGFAYFAVMASVFVTALYSFRLYFYVFHGKARWGHADAHSHDHHHDHAEQGDDHAHHGLAPGEKPHESPFVVTLPLILLAIPSVIIGYFTITPLLFGTYFGDSIFVDIGKHPAMKELAEEFHGPIAMAMHSLTSPVLLLVVLGVLTAAIGYLWAPKLPGVVAQAFAPIKKLLDNKYYLDDLNQAVFSKGLLWIGGILWHRGDQQAIDGFLVNGSAHAVGRFSAVIRHLQSGYLYHYAFAMIAGLAVLLAWVLYAYLPFVR, from the coding sequence ATGCAATTGACCTTAACTCTTCCTGTTCTCTGCGCAATTCCACTGGCGCCATTATTTGGCTCAGCTATTGCAGGATTTTTTGGTACTAAATTAGGCGGTAATCGCATTGGAAATGGCGCTTGCCAGTTTGTCACCATTCTCGGTGTGATGATCGCTTTCGTCCTGTCTTGCTTTGTCTTGGTGCAAGTAATGGATGGCTTTTATTTCAACGGTACCGTCTATCGCTGGATGCAATTAGGCGAGCTCAATCTTGATATCGGCTTTTTAATTGACCCACTGACAGCGACCATGATGTGTGTGGTGACATTTGTATCTTTGATGGTTCACATTTACACCATTGGTTATATGAAGGGCGAAGAGGGCTATAACCGCTTCTTCTCCTATATCTCCCTCTTCACCTTCGCCATGTTGATGTTGGTGATGAGTAATAACCTCTTGCAACTCTTCTTCGGTTGGGAAGCAGTGGGTGTAGTTTCTTATTTGCTGATTGGCTTCTACTACGAGCGTCAATCTGCTGTATTTGCCAATATGAAGGCCTTCTTGGTTAATCGTGTTGGTGACTTCGGCTTCATCCTCGGCATTGGATTGCTATTGGCTAGCACTGGCTCTATGCAATACGATGTGATCTTTGCTCAGAACACAGCACTGGCTGCCCAAACGCTACCAGGTACTAGCTGGAATTTAGTCACCGTAGCATGTATCTGCCTCTTTATTGGCGCAATGGGTAAATCAGCTCAGTTCCCATTGCATGTTTGGTTGCCAGACTCTATGGAAGGCCCAACACCAATTTCTGCATTGATTCATGCTGCAACGATGGTGACAGCCGGCATCTTTATGGTGTCCCGTATGTCACCTCTATTTGAGTTGTCTGATGCTGCATTGAGTTTCATCTTGGTAATTGGTTCGATCACCGCGCTCTTCATGGGCTTCTTGGGCATCGTTCAAACTGATATTAAGCGGGTAGTTGCTTATTCAACGCTCTCCCAATTAGGCTATATGACTGTAGCCTTGGGCGTATCTGCTTACCCAATCGCCATATTCCATTTGATGACGCACGCATTCTTTAAGGCGCTCTTGTTCCTCGCTGCGGGTAGCGTGATTTTGGGTATGCACCATGAACAAGATATGCGCAAGATGGGCGGACTCTGGAAGTACATGCCAATTACTTGCTTAATGATGTTACTAGGTAACCTAGCATTGATCGGTACCCCATTCTTCTCTGGCTTCTATTCCAAAGACTCCATCATCGAGGCGGTAGCTGCTAGCCACATCCCTGGCTCTGGCTTTGCTTACTTCGCAGTGATGGCCAGTGTTTTTGTAACAGCCCTATATTCCTTCCGCCTGTACTTCTATGTATTCCACGGTAAAGCCCGCTGGGGACATGCTGATGCACATTCACATGATCACCATCATGATCATGCAGAGCAGGGTGACGATCATGCGCATCATGGTTTAGCTCCCGGTGAAAAACCTCATGAGTCACCATTTGTTGTGACCTTGCCTTTGATCTTGTTGGCGATTCCTTCAGTGATCATTGGTTACTTCACGATTACGCCCTTACTGTTTGGCACTTATTTTGGCGATTCAATCTTTGTCGATATTGGCAAACATCCAGCCATGAAAGAGCTTGCTGAAGAGTTCCATGGTCCGATTGCTATGGCAATGCATTCATTGACATCACCAGTATTGCTCCTAGTGGTACTAGGTGTATTAACTGCTGCGATTGGTTACCTCTGGGCACCAAAGTTGCCTGGCGTTGTTGCACAAGCATTTGCCCCTATCAAGAAACTCTTGGATAACAAATACTATCTCGATGATTTAAACCAAGCGGTGTTTTCTAAAGGCCTGCTGTGGATCGGCGGTATCTTATGGCATCGTGGTGATCAACAGGCTATTGACGGCTTCTTGGTTAACGGTAGCGCGCATGCAGTAGGGCGCTTTTCTGCAGTGATCCGCCATTTGCAATCCGGTTATCTCTATCACTATGCTTTCGCAATGATTGCAGGCTTAGCGGTATTGTTAGCTTG
- the nuoI gene encoding NADH-quinone oxidoreductase subunit NuoI, with the protein MFKKISQFLDSLMLKDILTGMSITGRYLFKPKITVQYPEEKTPQSVRFRGLHALRRYENGEERCIGCKLCEAVCPAYAITIETAERDDGTRRTSRYDIDLTKCIFCGFCEEACPVDAIVETNIFEYFGDKRGDLYFTKEMLLAVGDKYEKDISANRAADAPYR; encoded by the coding sequence ATGTTTAAGAAAATTTCCCAATTCCTCGATAGCTTGATGCTCAAAGATATTTTGACTGGTATGTCGATTACCGGTCGCTATCTCTTTAAGCCAAAAATCACTGTTCAATATCCAGAAGAGAAGACTCCACAGTCTGTTCGCTTCCGCGGTTTGCATGCTTTGCGCCGTTATGAAAACGGGGAAGAGCGTTGTATTGGTTGCAAATTGTGTGAGGCAGTATGTCCTGCCTATGCCATTACGATTGAAACTGCTGAACGTGATGATGGTACTCGTCGCACCAGCCGATATGACATTGATTTAACTAAGTGTATTTTCTGTGGCTTTTGCGAAGAAGCTTGCCCAGTAGACGCTATTGTTGAAACGAATATTTTTGAGTATTTCGGAGATAAGCGTGGAGATTTGTACTTCACCAAAGAAATGCTTTTAGCTGTAGGCGATAAGTATGAAAAAGATATTTCCGCTAACCGCGCAGCTGATGCGCCTTATCGTTAA
- the nuoK gene encoding NADH-quinone oxidoreductase subunit NuoK: MTITLAHYLVLGAILFATSVIGIFLNRKNVIVLLMAIELMLLSVNMNFVAFSHYLGDMAGQVFVFFILTVAAAEAAIGLAILVVLFRKVDTIDADNLDHLKG, encoded by the coding sequence ATGACTATTACCTTAGCTCACTATTTAGTGCTTGGCGCAATCCTATTTGCGACTAGCGTGATTGGTATCTTCTTGAATCGTAAGAATGTCATTGTGCTTTTAATGGCAATTGAATTAATGCTTCTTTCGGTGAACATGAACTTTGTAGCCTTCTCTCATTATTTGGGTGACATGGCTGGTCAGGTATTCGTATTCTTTATTTTGACTGTGGCTGCTGCTGAGGCAGCAATTGGTTTGGCGATCCTTGTTGTGCTCTTCCGTAAGGTAGACACCATCGATGCAGATAACCTTGACCACTTAAAAGGCTAG
- a CDS encoding NADH-quinone oxidoreductase subunit J translates to MTFDTSTLFAVFFYAFAGLLVISALRVITARNPVHAALFLVLAFFCASGLWMLLKAEFLSLALILVYVGAVMVLFLFVVMMLDLDLEHLRRDFKKFLPVAFLMGAVIVLELSIVLIRSFIGTSAPVQPMLEEMAIGNTQALGMLIFVDYVYAFEVAGVILLVAIIAAVALTLRNRKDSKSQNIHEQVNVNSADRMRIVKMDSDMAAKQDARGEKK, encoded by the coding sequence ATGACATTCGATACTTCCACACTCTTTGCAGTCTTCTTTTATGCCTTTGCTGGGCTCTTGGTGATTTCAGCATTGCGCGTGATTACTGCTCGTAACCCAGTGCATGCTGCACTGTTTTTGGTTTTGGCATTCTTCTGCGCTTCTGGTCTTTGGATGCTTCTGAAGGCAGAGTTCTTGAGCTTGGCTCTGATTCTTGTTTACGTTGGCGCTGTGATGGTGCTCTTCTTGTTTGTGGTCATGATGCTCGACCTTGATCTCGAGCATTTACGTCGTGATTTTAAGAAATTCCTGCCTGTTGCTTTCTTGATGGGTGCGGTCATCGTCTTAGAGTTGTCCATCGTATTGATTCGCAGCTTTATCGGTACAAGCGCTCCAGTGCAGCCGATGCTTGAAGAGATGGCTATAGGCAATACCCAAGCTTTGGGTATGTTGATTTTCGTTGATTATGTGTACGCTTTCGAAGTTGCTGGCGTCATTCTTTTAGTGGCCATCATTGCCGCTGTTGCTCTGACCCTGCGTAATCGTAAAGATTCCAAGTCCCAAAATATTCATGAGCAAGTGAATGTGAATTCTGCTGATCGCATGCGCATCGTCAAGATGGATTCTGATATGGCCGCTAAGCAAGATGCTCGCGGAGAGAAGAAATGA